GATGAGGACCCGGCCGCTGTTGGAGAAGAGGCGGTTGAAGCCATCGGCGTAGCCCACGGGGATGGTGGCGATCCAGGTGGGGCGGGGGGCCTTCCAGGTGTGGCCGTAGCCGACTGCGGTGCCCTCGGGGACCTTCTTCAGGAAGGAGACCCGGGTGAGAAAGGAGAGGCCGGGCTGCAGTGGGATGGTCCTGGGGGTGTTGGTGTCGGGGTAGTAGCCGTAGACGATGACCCCGGGCCTCACCATGTTGAGCCAGGCGTAGTCGTGGCCGAGGACGCCGCCGGAGTTCGAGCAGTGCACCAGTTCCAGAGGGCGGCCGATGGCGGCCTCCACCTGGTCGATGATGGCCTTGAACCGTTCCACCTGGGCCTGGGTGTCTGCGTCCTGTTGGGGTTCGTCGCTGACGGGGAGGTGGGTGAAGGCGCCCTCCAGATGGAGGTGGGGGGAGGCCTCAATGGCACGGGCGAAGGCCGGGGCCTCGTCATCGGTGACACCCAGGCGGCCCATGCCGGTGTCGATCTTCAGGTGGACCCCTCCGGTGAGGCCGAGGCGGGCTGCAGTGGTCTCCAGGGCCCGGAGGTTCTCCTCCTCGCAGACTGAAAGGGTGATGCCACCCTGGACGGCCGCCTCCATCTCCTCGGGGAAGGTGACGGTGAGCTTCAGGATGGGCAGGGTGATGCCCGATTCGCGCAGGGAGAGGGCCTCGGGGAGGGTGGCCACCCCCAGCCAGTCCGCCAGGCCCTCCTGCTGGGCCATGTGGGCGATCTCGCGGGCTCCGTGCCCGTAGGCGTTGCCCTTGATGGAGATCATCAGGCGCCGATCCTGGCCGATCCGCTGGCGGATGCCCAGCAGGTTGGCCCGGATGTGCCCCAGGTGGATGCGTACATGGGTCTGATAGAGCATGGTGTGACGTTCCGGGGGCAGGGGCCCTCCACGACAGTAGCATCACCGGCTGAGGGGTTCCGCCACCCGGGCCAAACGGAAAGGGCCTCCTAGCGGAGGCCCCGGATGGTTGGGGAGGAAGGAATCGAACCCTCACCTGACAGAATCAGAATCTGTTGTCCTACCATTAGACCACTCCCCAGTAGGAAACTTCATTCTAACGCGGTATCCAAAGGGTTTCAAGTCCGGATTTCCGGATCAGGGGCTATCCTTTGGGAAGACCCGCGGGGGATGCATGGCGGAAGGACAGAAGCTGGCCTATTTCATGGTGGTCAAGGAGGGCGCGAGCTACCTCGGGGGGCTGCTGTTGACGGACGAATCCGGTATTCCCCTGGACTTCCGATACACCGAGCCCATCACCCCCACCAAGCTCCAGTCGGTGCTCTACGGCAAGGCCCTGGAGTCCCACCTGCGGGAGGAGGTCATCCAGAAGGCCCTCCTGA
The sequence above is drawn from the uncultured Holophaga sp. genome and encodes:
- the alr gene encoding alanine racemase, coding for MLYQTHVRIHLGHIRANLLGIRQRIGQDRRLMISIKGNAYGHGAREIAHMAQQEGLADWLGVATLPEALSLRESGITLPILKLTVTFPEEMEAAVQGGITLSVCEEENLRALETTAARLGLTGGVHLKIDTGMGRLGVTDDEAPAFARAIEASPHLHLEGAFTHLPVSDEPQQDADTQAQVERFKAIIDQVEAAIGRPLELVHCSNSGGVLGHDYAWLNMVRPGVIVYGYYPDTNTPRTIPLQPGLSFLTRVSFLKKVPEGTAVGYGHTWKAPRPTWIATIPVGYADGFNRLFSNSGRVLIGGRFYPVVGRVCMDQIMVDLGPETSVAFGDEVVLIGRSGQEEITAAEWARKLGTITYEVTCQIAARVARVYETD